CTGTTGGCCTCTGGCTGACATGAAGTGTGAAAAAAGTTTAAGATTTTCTTAAATGCAGCCAATCCTCACACACTAGCCTTATGATTAAGACTGCTTTAACACGTCATTATCTGTGTGGCCTCATAAAGTTATCAGTTTTTACAAAAGTCCTCACTTTACTTGAAGTGAATGTGGCTCGAGTCGTACCTGCAAGGCAGTGATTCGTTTGAACACATCTTCCCGCATGTTTATCTCCACGTCCAACTCAGACAGTCTCTTGTCAGCTTCGGTGCTTGCTGATCGCAGCTCCTTAGAAGGACAAACATACTGAGGGAAGGCGAGAACGTGGTGTGATGCTAAGggagcaaagcaaaaaaaaaaaaaaaaaaagcaacggTGAACGTTACAAAAACAatagaacaataaaaaacaacaacaagaacaacattTTATGCAAGAATTCAAATCCATGAATAGGTTGGTTTCTATTCAGCTAAAAGCCTTTGTACTCCTTCCTAATGAAGACAAAAAATAGAAGAGAATACCTAAATTAGATTTCTGATAATGGTACATACTTTAAGGGCGTAAAATATTCCAATatcaattaatttttaaaaaaatgtgtaaacacATATACATGCCAGAGTGACGTAGTAGCTCATCAGGTTCATGATCAATCACAGTTTGCATGTTACTGCCTGTAAACCCACAAACGTGACCTTGACTTTGAGCACAAATTGGGTGAAGCTCTATTAGCTGACCATTGCATGTAACTTTGAATACTGTGGGAGCAGTAATCATTCATGTGAgctatggatggatggatggatgcctcGCCATTATATAAACTCATCAGGCCTTGGATAGGAAATGTCACTAATTAGTTCAGGAAGTGTAACAGGAAGACACAACTTGACTCCACACCACAGTCTGCTCAGGTGTGATGCTACTCTTATGCTGCAGACAGTGCTAGGAGTAATGTAAGCAAAGAAATTGCTGCAAGAAGTAAAGAATCTTCACATGTGCAGCATAACTCCCTGTGATATCACCGATACCCGATGCATTTTACCTGCCAATACCCTGATACAGAGTCCATGTAATGTGCAGTACTTTGcatgttaaattatttatttttatatatgtgtatatatatatatatatatatatgtgtgtgtgtgtgtgtgtgtgtgtgtgtgtgtgtgtgtgtgtgtgtgtgtgtgtgtgtgtgtgtacttgtctgggatcattttcccTGTAAAGATGGATCCACACTGACTGACTCAGTTGAAAGTGAAGGGATCAGGAAACATGCTCTCCATTGTCCTAGTATAGCTTACTGATGTTATTAACATATAGTTAACTTGTGTATACTCATTAGTGGGATTCAAACATTGTTGGGTTTGTTGGTTTCATGGAATTGTAAACCAGAATACACCAGTAGACTTACATGCATAATCCATCTTAGCATTAGCCAAGGTCATCAGGGTGTTTTCAACAGAGACATTTTCTATATTTAGGGATCCAACGTCGTCATAGACCTTCTTTACTCTGGCAATCAAGCTGTCTGTCATAGTCCTGATCTCATCTGGAGACAGGTCCCACCTCAGTGTGTTCCTTGCATGTCCTGCCTGAGCGCAGTGTCTGGCAGACAGCACTGACCCACTAGCGATGGTCATTCTCAGATGTTTACAGACCCTGTAAGAAAACCGGACCTTTTAATACCCACCGCCGCCCCCCAAACGTACAATATTTTCTGTTGCTCCATAGTCAAGAAAACGATCCGCTCGAATAGGTGGTATTAATGTAAGCACTATCTTCATGGACACACTCGACACACTTATTTCCATGTTATAACCGGTGATATTTTTCCTTCATCCATCAGTGTAGAGTTTCATGCCATGGCAGTGCGAGCGGAAGCCTTTCAAACGAAGTTCATAAAAGCGTGGAATAACTGTCAAGCAGCCAAAACGTACAAAACAGCTCAGCTATCCTTAAAGTGCCAATAAGCAGGAGATGACACTTTGtcaatttaaattatttttagttGTGGACCGGTGTCCGTGGAAGCAGAAGAGAGCAATTTAAAGTTGTTGAACGTAGTTTACCAATCTGTCACACATACGTAATAAACAACTTCAATTTAGTGGACTAGTCCATAGTGGACTATGTTTGGCATACCTCAAATGTGCTCGGCAAGCTATAGCTGTTAGCAGATACATGCCAGCAGTATCGTGCGATTTctttcagcaaaaaaaatatataatcacataaaaataaaaattaacccCTTTCTTCCTCCCTTATGGTGGCTCAGTCCCTGTAGTCGCCGCAATGAACGGTATCTCTCCCCGTTTCTCGCGTGGGAACCGCTTCTTATTTCCGTTGTTAACGCGCAGGCGCAGAGGAGGAGGACGCGATCGATCCGACTCGAGCCCTCCTCATGACGCGGTAGCAGCAGACAGCTGGATAAGACCTCAGGTAGGTGGGCGGGAGGGGGACACACACTGAACAGCATCCTTTAATAGAGTGTTATTTTTAATATGACTTCGTGTTGTTTGTAGGGCTCGGAGGATGACCTctgtttcctctcctcctcctgttttcctgtcttgttttgtttttgggttgtGATTGTTTTAGCCAGCATCACACAAGCAGCGCGCGAGCCTTGTTTGTCCGGACCGTCAGGGTGTAGGTTTCCTTTAAAGACAAACACCTGCCAGCGCCACTGGctaaattataattttattttagcatttatttgaaataaatgtataaagtCAGTGCAGTGAATGAAAACACCCATTATGCTATTACATCACAGCTTCTGCATCACTGCATTTACGTGTGTCAACACACGAAGGGAGGAGTAGCTGTGCTAGCTAGACTCAAATGAGCATAATGCTTGGTTTCAGCACGTGATAGACGTATGAGGCaatagtgtttgtgtctgtagcATCCCGCACTGTGATTCTGTggccatgtttttatttttttgccccaGTTTCCCCACAGACTTTTTGCCTCAGTCCGACTTGGAAAAATCAAGCAGTAACTAGCCTTCTGAGGggcaaggttgtttttttttgttataggCAATAAAATGACACGAAACTGCAGATCGCCAGTATCAGTTGTAGTGCAACTTTGTAGCTGTAGAGATTTACTATCAAAATGCAATGCAGTCGTTTGATATTCTCCTTCACTGCTACAGAGTCCTTAACAAATGCAAGATTACTACTGGCACCCAAAAAATAACCTGGGATAGTTGAGCCCAGGTTTATAATTAGGTCATAACTACTATCTCAGCCTCTTCTAAACCTGAGAATATAAAAAGTAATGTAttgttgaataaaaaatgaaatgcatatATTAAAAGCACCAAAAATCTACTCCCTAAGCCAGCTTCTTTGTTTTGAAGTAGTGCCCACTTTTAATAGAGTCACACTGATACTGAATTTTTGCATTGTAATGCCCGTATTGACTTTTTGGGGGTAAAAAATATTCAATAATATAAACATGTAACTCATAAATCAGAAATTAAACTGGAAAAAGTAAAAGGTtattctttattaaatattctACATTATTTATATACTTGTGGCAGAACAGCATCATTCAATAAAATTGTCTGATTgctattagagatggaccgatccgatattacgtatcggtatcggtccgatactgacctaaattactggatcggatatcggagaaaaataaaaaatgtaatccgatccattaaatatcacgaaaacacctcacaaaacttgcaacacgccgtaactcacctcagaacattagcagtcggagcagtatgcatcacgtgatagagcggctgtggcatgcgggacctgtcggtggtctggatagcatttggagcttcgctagcaacctggcatttcatctccgacaaagttatccccgagagaagtaaagcaagtgtgtaagtccatctctgaatgtttgtaaagcattcccacgttaagcttaacaagcgactgcctctcgctctccggctgctacttcaatcatgaaactgatcaatgatcagctgatcggcttttctgtcgcgagtccgtgtctcttgtttgtttttggcccactttgcaccagaaagaggaaaccagcggctgaacaacagcagaacgtttaagcttgataagctgttgttagaatttatttaatattactttctactcgaggatctttttctacgtagctgacgctggtaactgtgcaggggcggatctagcaaagtttagccaggggggccgatagggcatgaacagggaaaagggggcacaaagacatacttttctttcttattctcatttaaaatgtcgagcttttaataaataattatctgacacccaaagttttaatttgatgtaaaatgaatagaagtcaattactgtatatagtgactattaagtctaatatatataccctagtaagctatagtactttttactttgggaaggtaccatctgtgcagtctgcaattttgttgaagaaagatgttgaatctatttaatatttcttgaaaaataattgatttctgtgcatttttttttcacactgcatcaaattaaggttgattacgtcgattaagcatcatgaggtggcgcgtgaggggtggttccttattttttatttatttctttttgttgttgctgggagttggaaccctattagttaggttgcttaatatttacgctaagtactctttaaaataccagaatagggaggatggtgtaggtctaagtttattagattgatcagtattgctgaactatgaaatattttttttgtatacaggtataacagaatagctttagtgtagttgttgttttaaacttgagtatgaacttgcagacttgcaaaatgcagcaagatattttaaaaaacagttttgttgattaaaaaacactatatcggattcatatcggtatcggcagatatccaaatttatgatatcggtatcggtatcggacataaaaaagtggtatcgtgccatctctaattgcTATATCAGCCAGAAAATACAGTCTTGAAAAAGAACGTTTTCACTGGACTGTATGCACTCtagtgaaaaactaagtacatgcTGTAATTCAGTAGGTTGTAGAACCACCTTAATGTATAACTGTGTCACTCTCTCACATTGCTGTGGAGGTTTTTTGGCTcaacaaatcaaataaaaaacaagccgAAATCATCAGCCCACCACCAGACAGTTGgtaaaaagtgtttgtgctcATTTTAAATTCGACACTCtggtcttgtctgtccaaaggacattgtccCAGAAGTCTTGTGGGTTGTTCATGTGCAAGTTTGCAAACTAAAGctatgctgccatgttctttttagagagaagaaaaTTTCTCATGGCAAGCCTTCCAAAGcattttagtctttttctaaGTGTACTGTCATtaaatttaccatttaaaatgcTTACTGAGCCCTGTAGAGtgtgagatgtagctcttgggtatTTTGCCATTTCTCTAAGCATTGCATGGTCTGGCCTTGAGGTGAATACACATctaaatgctccagaccagcaagcTGCAaaagttaatcaagtgcatttgataaGTCGCATCTGCCTGCTGCTTACCCTcataattcctatggaagcagtaggTGTGTACTTCAGAGGACTGCATAGAGTCTGTCTGAGTTTGATTAAATAAGCACAATTACAGTATTTTATACTGACTTATATATCAGTTATGCATTATTTAAGcatgtgtttgttatttttattatgaaatGGCACCTCGTGAATTAGTAATTCAGTCACCACTGAGTGGTTTCCTTTCCATTTGATTCCAAACCCCTTCTTGTCTCTACCAGTTTCTAGGTAAAAATGGCTGTGGAAAAGCGCTTGGCATTCTCTATTGTGCAGTTCCTACGAGATCAAACACATTGTGGTACTTTAAATTCTGATGAGCAGGAAAGCCTCGAAGGTAGGTCGACTCACTGCACTTATGCCTTAGAAAGTGTCTGTGCAAACACTGGGCACTCTGCCTTGTCTCATCCATTTCAGAGTTCTGAATCTGCACAAACTGTACATACATTATGTCCCTTTTCTTGATAGTAAGCTAAGGACTGTCAAGGTAGTAAGAAAACATGACCAAAATCAGGCTTTGATAAGCAGTGCAGTTGAAGAGAATTATTCAAATAACTTGCTCTGAGCGTACAGCCAAGTTCTGACTCAACATGATTGTCCAGTTAACTCGAAACTACTCTGTCATATTATGTTGGCTGATTCTCCACCACAGTTGCTATACAGTGCTTGGAGACCACCTTCAAGATCAGCTCCAGTGACTGTCATCTTGCAGTGCCACAGTCACTTAGAGAGATATTCCTCAATGCCCTGCTCAAGGTGGGTAGTGAACACTTTAAAGTACTGTAAAATACATAGTACAATTATGCCGACTTAAttacactgctgcttttttgtGTCAAGTCAGAATGTCCTGTGTGTTTATTCACtgactcttttatttttcattttcacagaatGACAATCTAACCATACCAGAGAGCTCCCCATCTCCTGAAGACATCGAACGAGCAGAGCTGCTTAAGAATGAAGGTAATCTTGAAACACTTCACATCTGATTACATTAGgttcataaataaatatggtGAGCTTctatattaaatgttttgcatCAGCTCTGATGCGCTTCAGTGGACATGTATGCATTatcttattttgtattattaGTACTTAATTTAGAATTTCCTATTATCACTGTTTTGTtgatcatattaaacatggacaAAGTTTGAAATAATCCCTAAACTTCTACCTTTCTGTGTCTGCTCTTGCTTTCTTGTAAATTCATCCTCCACAGGGTTTGGAATGTTTTATTGAATTGTGCTGTCAAATTGTTGTGGGTGGGGACCACACTGATTACATTTATCATCACTGGAGGCATTATGATTAGTTTCAATTCTATTTGTCGAGATGTAAATGATTCTGTAGCAGTGCAAGTTCAGTTGATGTTTCTCAAGTGCATTTGAATctaattttgtgttattttcctCATTATCTATCATATATACACTGTTAAGGTGATGGAGGCTCATATTAAAAAGGCCTCattgagccaaaagctcaggcttcatcAGTGCAGTGGGATCCTATTCCTGGCTGTACATGCTGCCCGGAGACTGGAATGTGCTGTCTGGCCTCTGTTGGGTCATAGTGAGGGCTCCAGACACTGGTGGAGGCCTTCCTGCATGTTTCTGTGTCGACATGTTGGCGTCCACTGCCACTTTGTCTTTGCTGTTGGTTGCGGCGACTGGGGGTTTCTGGGCGGGTGTATGGGTGTTTGCTCTCTGATGATTTGGGTGGCCTTGATGGGAGTAGGCGTGTTCTgatgtttctgctgtttctctGTCCTTGCTTGAGTGTTTAGTTTCGGGGTTTTATTCTGGTGGTTGGATGTTGGAGAGGATTATGCATGTATGTtcacaagtttaaaaaaggtGGAGGGTGGTGTTCAGATTTCTGAACCTGTAGCTGGTGGCACATGAAACATGTCAATTTGCTTTCACCTACAAGATTTAAAAACCTGCCAATGCTTTTCTAAAGctcaagaaaaggaaaaaaagacacatctATCACCCTAAAGCTGAATTGTCATCCTATTTTTCCATAAGATTGACTGAACCAGTCATGAGCTTTATGTTAACTTTGTTGTTATAACTACACACTTTGTTTCTTTAGGAAACAATCACATGAAGGAGGAGAACTACAGGAGTGCAGTGGAGTGCTACACAAAGGCCATTGATCTGGATCTAAGAAATGCTGTGTACTACTGCAACAGGTATTTACTGAACTGATATTTTACGCTGTTACTTATCTGAACTTAATTTTGTCCCTTAATCATGATTTGCACATTTGTTTAATATAATAGCAGACAGTAGACAAACAAAGCAGAGCCAAATGTGATGTAATGCTTGAACTGTTCGAGAAAGTGCTTGCTGACCGATTCCCTCCCTTTTTCATTACCCACCTGAACACAAACATTACACAGCGCTCTGAATTTATTACTTGCAGGGCTGCAGCTCACAGTAAGCTGGGGAATTATACCGAAGCAACTAGTGACTGTGAGAGAGCCATCGGGATTGATCCGACCTACAGCAAAGCATACGGGAGGATGGGGTTGGGTCATTTACTATTAACAAGTCATTTTGAAATAAACTGCTCTCTCcataatattttccaaaaatgaCTGCTCACTGTTTCCTCTGTGGTTTCAGGTTGGCATTGACAGCTATGAACAAGTATCCAGAGGCAATTACCTACTTCAAGAAAGCTTTGGTATTGGACCCCGAGAATGACACGTACAAATCCAACCTGAAAATCGCAGAGCAGAAGCAGAAAGAAGCAACCAGCCCTGTGAGTAGAAACAAGCCTCTTGCTTTTAATCCTCTCCACATGTGTAGCATAATGTAATTGGGATTAATGTTGATATTTTCTTATTGGACTGTCGTTTACACATCTCTGCCACAGATAGCAGCTGGACTGGGATTTGACATGGCTAGTTTAATCAACAACCCAGCCTTCATCAGCATGGTAAGAGCATGAGTTCTAACAGGCGCAGCTTCCATTCAGGAGCCTCAggattggttttattttttactggaTTAGTCCCATGAGTGATAGTTAGCCTGTTAAACAACCGCAGTAATTGTCTAGTAGAAATGAGAGCCTGACAACCCGAGCTCATTAAATTATGACACACGGGAGCGTGCGTTTGGCCGAGAATGTTTTTTCCGAGCACGCCAGGATTTTATTGCAGCATCAAGGACAAGACACATCTAAATCCGATAGCTGTGTATGCGCATTCAGGCCCCACAGCGCTAGATGGTAGATTGTTCTTCTGACAAAATTGCCAgtgtgataaaaaataaattgccCTTTTATTATGTACGTGAGAAACACATCAAGAATTGCTGTTGATTTCTCTTTGCAGGCTGCCAGCGTGATGCAGAACCAGCAGGTACAACAGCTGTAAGTCGAACTTTATGCATTTACTTCAGCATTCAAGTGTAGTTTCAAAAGACGAGTCCCACCGTGAACTGACGAACTGTGTCACTGTGCTCAGCATGTCAGGAATGATGTCTAATGCAGTGGGAGGCCCTGCAGCAGGAGTAGGAGGGCTCTCAGACATTTCCAGCTTGATTGAAGCGTAAGTACActgaatgaaaaattaaaagcatTGCTTAATTACACCATTATTTAGTTGAGCTAAATGACCTTTTTATATGTACTTTTTATACTGAAAGATGTGGCAGTTTCTTTGTAAAGTCTTTATATTGCATCTCGCTGTAGAGTAatgcgctgtacagttccccaGATAAACCATATCAACTTGACACATTCAACAAACCGGATAAAATGTGTTTACTTGTCAGCTGTAGAGAGGATTTAAGGAGAACTTGTTACCTATGAGTGTTTTTTGTGTCAGCTACTGTAGCTACTGATATTGATCTGACTCTTGGCAAGGGACAGCTGGGCAGTAAATTCCCCAAATTGTACCGAGATTTATTTCAACCTTTCTGAAACAATACTTGCAGTTTTGACAATATTGGTTGTAATATTTTATCCCTGTTGCCTTGTCTGGATGTGCAAACCCACTCTGGGGTGTTAAAGTACCTGTTTGCAGATTCTGAATGATTGAAAGGATTTTAAAGCAGGGACAGAAGGCACAGCTGTTAGAGTTGCTACAATCTAACTGATGTGATATTTTCATGTTACAGAATCCTAAACAGACATCACTCATTAACTGGGAACTCGGCATCAAAAAGCTGCactgcagtactgtgcaaaagcctCGAGCCACgcctaatttctttatattttgcttccaacgagccagactttcttttaatttttaaataggTTTTGAGCAGTAGTTCTCCTAAAGGTCTTTGGCtgtgttttcactcattttctttcccgtccttgtacctgaccaccTTCAAgctacttaacactgaccttcaagcataaaaaagatttgtagcTCAAGAGGTAAACTAGTGTTGTGTCAACACTCAACAAATAACTTAGGAAAGATTGTtgctagcagcctgtcacaaaaacacagaatttgtTCCCACTTCTTTAGTTAAACATATGAAAGTTGGCAAACATAATACTATAGTACAATAGTATAATACTATTACTATATAGTGTTATagggcagcacagtggtgctGACttagtgtgcaatacacatattGGTACAATATCATACATATTGTGAAGAGACATGACCAGGCAACaggcattattttttttaagaacagaACAATTCGTCGTGCTGTTCCTGTTCTCGTTGAAAAGAATTCAGCTAAGTTATCTTTCTCTCAGAGGACAACAGTTTGCCCAGCAGATCCAGCAGCAGAACCCAGAGCTCATTGAACAGCTGAGGAACCACATCCGGAGCCGTTCCTTTAGCGGCAGCGCCGAGGAGCACTCATGATCTAGTcaggtattttctttttaaaaaatgttctatTCATGTTCTATTTaggtatttatttaatatttcaaaatcaaacctgtagctaactaaaaaaacaaacttggatcatatttgttttattaacatttaatgtttttatttcagcctcatgatttttttgtttttccaaggaAGGGCATCCATATGGCGTGATCACAATCTCTACACCCATTTCTTAAAGTCAGGCCCCCGGCATAGCTGGAATAAAGAGACAAGGATGGGGTTTTAGGCACTTTACTGTGACTAAAGGCTCTGGAGTGGAGATATGAGAGCCTGGAGATTGGACCATGAAGTGAAGCATCTCACACATTTAGGacaacacatgtaaacactAACCATAAAAAAGAGCCACGAATGCATTCAGCCTACCGACAGAATACGAGTAACTATTTTCTTCAGAACTTCTTTCCGTCCTTCAGAGATCATGTTTTCTGTGTGCTGAAATGACCGCCCTCTTCATGTTGTGATTTTAGGGGTTCCTTCTGTCAAGTCATGATAAATGGAGGGTTTGAGAGGAATGTACTTTTACAGCATTGTGGAGAGCACTTCGGCTTTCCCTCATAATAATACACATCGGGTTTATATGATTTGTTTAGTCTTATTTTTGTAGACAGAATGCACTGTACTTGTTTATTGGGTGATGAACACCGTTCGTTCCTGAGACTCACATCAGTGGTTTTCAGTGAGTACTACTTAACTTAATTAAGACAACAGTCTAATTGTATACCAGTGTTTGCTGCCTGCATTATGTTGTTACAGCACTTTAGCTAAAATTAACATCCTAACTTTAAGCCTATTTAATTTCTGATTAACTACTTACAGCATATTCATATTGTTCATTTTGCATGCTGTTGAATCTGGTATTTGAGATCAGATGCTTTATGGAAACACAGGTATGCTAAGGCAGCACATTGTTTTGTCAAaccatataaataataaatgtcttGAAACGAAACTACTCACATGCGCCTTTATGTCTTTGAATTAATGTCATTATTATATGAAAAGAATCATTGTTTACTGTCAGTGAACCACTTTTTTATTACATGAAGGTAATTACACACATATTCATACTGTGCTATTTTTCAGTGCCTGAGCACTTTTCTTTACAAAACATTTACACACCCAACTTGTAACTCAGGGTTctgcatcttgcccaaggatacttcaaGATCAAGTGTTTTGAACTTGATACTGATCGGGTCTGTGAAGTTAACAGAAGGGGGTTAatgtgtttcagctgctttggtgtaaATGAAATTAACAAGTGCACTAGAGAGGCAACAGTGAGACAGTCCCCAAAATAGCAATGGTTCTACAGGTGCAGTTTTTCCACCTCATCTTTTGCCACtgttttttcactagttttgcattttgctagGGTCAGTGTTATGACTGGTAGCATGAGGTgatacctggaccctacagGTAGTCAAACTTGTCCAGGATGCCACATCATCACGTGCCACTGCCAGAAAGATTGCTGTATGCTgcaagagcatggaggagatttCAGAAAACAGGCAGTTATTAGGAAAGCTGTACAGGGCTGTAAAAGgtccttaacccatcagcagAAATAGTATCCGCTCCTTTGTGtgaggaggaacaggatgagtACGGCTATACCCTTGGGCTCATTTTCCACACTATGTGCTTTTTGGTGTTTACACGTTTTCTTCTCTGCagtaatttttcttttactttagttGTGTGACCAAAAATGCTCTCCACCATCACAATTCATGCAAAAGCCAGTGTTTTGCAGAACCTTGTGCTATTGACATAAGCAGCTGAGTCGTGTTCACGTTGTTACAGAACAGACTTTGATACAGTGGCCGTTCAGTGTCAGTGAAATCACGTCAGGCAAGGAAATTAAAGATGAGGACACACTTCAAATCAGCTGTTATTCTGACCAAAGACCATACCAGATTGATCTGCTTCACATAATTTCAAATTAAGTTTTCCTTTTGAGCTCAATAAACTGTTCACTGACAAAGAACTTTAGTTTTTGCAAACAAATACAAGATTTTGGATGAACCACCACTTTTCAAGTTATCCATAGTCATAAAGACCAGAACATCAAGACCCAGACACAGTCACAAGTTTAATAGTCTTTATTAGGAACATGAGAACTTCAACTAGAATTTGGAGTTGGTAAGCAAGAGTAGGATTATTTACAGGGGCCACTCTGAGGACTCTTTGGTAAAGGAGACCCCACAGTGAGTGAGACCTGGAACAGGAAAGTATAGTGATCAAAAAAATGAAGGGaactttttaatcagagtacAGCATCGAGTCAGTTGAACTTGTGGGATACTGATGTGATCAGTTAAGTAAGAGAGGCAGTTGTTAATAAGTTTCAGCCGCTTtggtgttaaatacagtaacagTAGCAGAACTAGAGGGGCAAAAATGAGACACCCCCCAAAACAggaatgttttttcttcttcatcttttctgttttatttatttattttttttactagttttgcattttgttaggATCAGTGTCATCACTGGTAGCATGAGGGgatacctggaccctacaggtagtccaacttctcCAGGATGCCACATGAGTGTGTGCCACTGCCAGAAAGTTTGCtgtgtgtctcccagcacagtccCAAGACCATGGAGATTCCAGGAAACAGGTTGTTACTAGGAGAGCTTGACAGGGCCAGAgaaggggcccgttcttcgtacgtcgcttactacatccaagatcaaatcatcgcgctaaccgtgagctcgctaatccggttccccgaacacacctgctgttgacgattactacagctggacgcaggaatgtgacatcactgggtgtcgtaaaaggggctacgcatcgatagtagaaacattgatcggcaacccgctgattggtcggcgaaaatgtccaaggggcgtgctcggtattttccggcagcagagcaagaactcatgagtgagg
This Astatotilapia calliptera chromosome 7, fAstCal1.2, whole genome shotgun sequence DNA region includes the following protein-coding sequences:
- the sgtb gene encoding small glutamine-rich tetratricopeptide repeat-containing protein beta, producing MAVEKRLAFSIVQFLRDQTHCGTLNSDEQESLEVAIQCLETTFKISSSDCHLAVPQSLREIFLNALLKNDNLTIPESSPSPEDIERAELLKNEGNNHMKEENYRSAVECYTKAIDLDLRNAVYYCNRAAAHSKLGNYTEATSDCERAIGIDPTYSKAYGRMGLALTAMNKYPEAITYFKKALVLDPENDTYKSNLKIAEQKQKEATSPIAAGLGFDMASLINNPAFISMAASVMQNQQVQQLMSGMMSNAVGGPAAGVGGLSDISSLIEAGQQFAQQIQQQNPELIEQLRNHIRSRSFSGSAEEHS